One stretch of Limnohabitans sp. DNA includes these proteins:
- the sucD gene encoding succinate--CoA ligase subunit alpha → MSIYINKDTKVITQGITGKTGQFHTEKCQEYANGKNCFVAGVNPKKAGESIFNIPIFASVKEAASQTGATVSVIYVPPAGAAAAIWEAVEADLDLAICITEGIPVRDMLEVRNKMKAKEAAGGKRTLLLGPNCPGLITPDEIKIGIMPGHIHRKGRIGVVSRSGTLTYEAVAMLTEVGLGQSSAVGIGGDPINGLKHIDVMKAFNDDPDTDAVIMIGEIGGPDEAEAAMWCKANMKKPVVGFIAGVTAPPGKRMGHAGALISGGADTADAKLAIMEECGFIVTRNPSELGKLLKAQLK, encoded by the coding sequence ATGTCGATCTACATCAACAAAGACACCAAAGTCATCACCCAAGGCATCACCGGCAAAACCGGTCAGTTCCACACTGAAAAGTGCCAAGAATACGCGAATGGCAAGAATTGCTTCGTCGCGGGCGTGAACCCCAAGAAGGCGGGCGAGTCCATCTTCAACATCCCGATTTTCGCCTCCGTCAAGGAAGCCGCCTCACAAACTGGCGCGACCGTGTCGGTGATCTACGTGCCCCCAGCAGGCGCAGCAGCAGCCATCTGGGAAGCTGTTGAAGCCGACCTGGACTTGGCGATTTGCATCACCGAAGGCATTCCAGTGCGTGACATGCTCGAAGTGCGCAACAAAATGAAGGCCAAAGAAGCGGCTGGCGGCAAGCGCACGCTGCTGCTGGGCCCCAACTGCCCTGGCCTGATCACCCCTGATGAAATCAAGATCGGCATCATGCCCGGTCATATCCACCGCAAAGGCCGTATCGGCGTGGTGTCCCGTTCGGGCACCTTGACTTATGAAGCCGTGGCGATGTTGACCGAAGTCGGCTTGGGCCAGTCCAGCGCCGTTGGTATCGGTGGCGACCCGATCAACGGTTTGAAGCACATCGACGTGATGAAGGCTTTCAACGACGATCCCGACACCGACGCCGTCATCATGATTGGCGAAATCGGCGGACCAGACGAAGCCGAAGCCGCCATGTGGTGCAAGGCCAACATGAAAAAGCCTGTGGTCGGCTTCATCGCAGGTGTGACTGCCCCTCCCGGCAAGCGCATGGGCCACGCTGGCGCTCTGATCTCTGGCGGTGCCGACACGGCCGATGCCAAGCTGGCCATCATGGAAGAGTGTGGCTTCATCGTCACACGCAACCCGTCTGAATTGGGCAAATTGCTCAAGGCACAGCTGAAGTAA
- a CDS encoding TerC family protein, translating into MEEFMTATFWVAVAQIIMIDILLGGDNAVVIALACRQLPAHQRTKGIIWGTAGAIILRVILIFFALTLLAIPFLKFVGALLLIWIGVKLLTPDEEDEHSNIQGSDKLWGAVKTVIIADLVMSVDNVIAIAGAAQTSGNPDHQMPLVIFGLLVSIPIIVWGSQLVLKLMDRFPAIIVAGGMLLGWIAGTMIQSDPGLINYIPQEKVWGYGLGVIGALLVLAFGKIIMARRSAQASA; encoded by the coding sequence GTGGAAGAATTTATGACCGCTACGTTCTGGGTCGCCGTGGCCCAGATCATCATGATCGACATCCTTTTGGGTGGCGACAACGCTGTGGTGATCGCGCTGGCTTGCCGCCAGTTGCCCGCACACCAACGCACCAAAGGCATCATTTGGGGTACGGCCGGTGCCATCATCTTGCGTGTGATCCTGATCTTTTTCGCGCTCACCTTGCTGGCCATCCCCTTCCTCAAATTTGTGGGGGCGCTTTTGCTCATCTGGATCGGCGTGAAACTCCTCACGCCCGATGAAGAAGACGAGCACAGCAACATTCAGGGCAGCGACAAGCTCTGGGGTGCGGTGAAGACCGTCATCATTGCCGACTTGGTCATGAGCGTGGACAACGTGATCGCCATCGCGGGTGCTGCCCAGACCTCGGGCAACCCCGATCACCAAATGCCTTTGGTCATTTTTGGCCTGCTGGTCAGTATCCCCATCATTGTTTGGGGCAGCCAGCTGGTGCTCAAGCTGATGGACCGATTCCCCGCCATCATCGTTGCGGGCGGCATGTTGTTGGGCTGGATTGCCGGCACGATGATCCAATCAGACCCTGGTTTGATCAATTACATCCCTCAAGAAAAAGTCTGGGGCTACGGTTTGGGCGTGATAGGCGCTTTGCTGGTTCTGGCTTTTGGCAAGATCATCATGGCACGCCGATCGGCACAAGCCTCAGCCTGA
- a CDS encoding pilin: MQKKQRGLTLIELMIVIAIIGILGALALPAYQDYSIRAKVSEMLLAASGCKTAVNEAIGSASDADVSAALPKVCDNQVSKYVSGISADANGVITVVGNHQALRGNTNASANSISLVPLQSGNTPINGSTDGGKSIAAWKCGPAAANGLPLKYLPASCKAT; the protein is encoded by the coding sequence ATGCAAAAAAAGCAACGAGGCCTGACTTTGATCGAACTGATGATCGTCATCGCGATCATTGGCATATTGGGGGCGCTGGCACTTCCGGCTTACCAGGACTACAGCATTCGCGCCAAAGTCTCTGAAATGCTGCTGGCTGCCAGCGGCTGCAAAACCGCAGTCAACGAAGCCATTGGCTCGGCCTCGGATGCCGATGTTTCGGCCGCATTGCCCAAAGTTTGCGATAACCAGGTGAGCAAATATGTGAGCGGCATTTCCGCCGATGCCAATGGTGTCATCACCGTGGTGGGCAATCACCAGGCTTTGCGCGGAAACACCAACGCTTCGGCCAACAGCATTTCATTGGTACCGCTGCAAAGTGGAAACACGCCCATCAACGGGTCCACCGACGGCGGTAAATCCATCGCTGCCTGGAAGTGTGGTCCCGCTGCCGCCAATGGGCTCCCCCTGAAATACCTTCCAGCCTCGTGCAAGGCGACGTAA
- the gap gene encoding type I glyceraldehyde-3-phosphate dehydrogenase codes for MTTRIGINGFGRIGRMVLRAAVQNFNDVEIVGINDLLEPDYLAYMLQYDSVHGRFKGSIAVDGNTLVVNGQRIRLTQERDPAQLKWNEVGADVVIEATGLFLDKDSAGQHLAAGANKVVMSAPSKDDTPMFVYGVNHASYAGQAIISNASCTTNCLAPITKVLHDKWGIKRGLMTTVHAATATQKTVDSPSNKDWRGGRGILENIIPSSTGAAKAVGVVIPAMQGKLTGMAFRVPTSDVSVVDLTAELESPATYAEICDEMKAQSEGAMKGVLGYTTDKVVSTDFRGEVCTSVFDANAGIALDSTFIKVVAWYDNEWGYSNKCLEMARVVGRTFSNPAATPSTGRIG; via the coding sequence ATGACCACAAGGATCGGCATCAACGGATTTGGCCGCATTGGCCGCATGGTGCTGCGCGCAGCGGTGCAGAACTTCAACGACGTCGAGATCGTGGGCATCAACGATTTGCTCGAACCCGATTACCTGGCCTACATGCTGCAATACGACAGCGTGCATGGTCGATTCAAGGGCAGCATCGCGGTGGACGGCAACACCCTGGTGGTCAACGGCCAGCGCATCCGCCTGACGCAAGAGCGCGACCCGGCACAGCTGAAGTGGAACGAAGTCGGTGCCGATGTGGTGATCGAAGCCACAGGGCTTTTTTTAGACAAGGACAGCGCGGGCCAGCACCTGGCCGCAGGGGCCAACAAAGTCGTCATGTCAGCGCCTTCGAAGGACGACACGCCCATGTTTGTGTACGGCGTCAACCATGCGTCCTATGCCGGGCAAGCCATCATCAGCAACGCCAGCTGCACCACCAACTGCCTGGCCCCCATCACCAAAGTGCTGCACGACAAGTGGGGCATCAAACGCGGCCTGATGACCACGGTGCACGCCGCCACCGCCACCCAAAAAACCGTGGACAGCCCCAGCAACAAGGACTGGCGCGGCGGTCGCGGCATTCTGGAAAACATCATCCCCAGCAGCACGGGCGCGGCCAAGGCGGTGGGTGTGGTGATCCCGGCCATGCAGGGCAAGCTGACGGGCATGGCGTTTCGTGTGCCCACGTCGGACGTGTCGGTGGTGGACCTGACGGCCGAGCTGGAAAGCCCTGCCACCTACGCCGAAATTTGCGACGAGATGAAAGCGCAAAGCGAAGGGGCTATGAAGGGCGTGCTGGGCTACACCACCGACAAGGTGGTGTCGACCGACTTCCGGGGTGAGGTGTGCACCAGTGTGTTCGATGCCAACGCGGGCATCGCACTGGACAGCACCTTCATCAAGGTGGTGGCTTGGTACGACAACGAGTGGGGATACTCGAACAAGTGCCTGGAAATGGCGCGGGTGGTGGGACGGACTTTTTCGAATCCCGCTGCCACACCCTCTACAGGGCGAATCGGCTGA
- a CDS encoding AAA family ATPase has product MRLLHYLEIENFKRFGEQQRIELAHPAVLIGPNNCGKTSAIQALALWSQALRTWYDTRKDSSAKERTATGLNRLNIVAVPVQRTRFFWHNTQVRTGTKDVSLVITVGVEFKGQVVALPMRFRNQGDELVYCTPGHSIIGDMELIRHAAMLKVELLYPMSGLETEEPLLQPGRIDVLLGQGQTAQVLRNLCLMVVRSSAEDWQSITSLMHRLFNVELSQPIETTRGSIELQYRQPGVKETLDVSSSGRGFQQMLLIFAYLYSHKKSILLVDEPDAHLEILRQKQVYVLLRDIASENGSQVVLVTHSEVILDEALENNLTLLLDGKADDLAGKQDIRNSLKHFGAEHYVKARERGYVLYVEGGTDVDMLRALAQRMDHPVAAAWDERINSFYVQNNYPDQDMDAELERVEGGFGITPQQHFNGLRNLLPQLKGLAILDNDGRNRKSQLNDALQVAYWKRYEAENYFITPELLRNYAMAQFPSNDLFAQQTQQAVDEVLNDLVLEQVFENAQADFDAWAQANAEVARVLWEAKTERRKLSAFAEEFFRRLSTRIGGQMLLRKGELHRLIDHVSLPSIPTEVKEKLDLLAQLFCPAASHEEVELGKS; this is encoded by the coding sequence ATGCGTCTATTGCACTATCTTGAAATCGAAAATTTCAAACGTTTTGGTGAGCAACAGCGCATCGAATTGGCACATCCAGCGGTGCTGATCGGACCTAACAATTGCGGCAAAACCAGTGCGATTCAGGCGCTGGCACTGTGGTCACAAGCTCTTCGAACGTGGTATGACACCCGCAAAGACTCATCGGCCAAAGAGCGCACGGCCACGGGGTTGAACCGCTTGAATATTGTCGCTGTACCCGTGCAACGCACTCGCTTTTTTTGGCACAACACACAGGTGCGTACGGGTACCAAAGATGTGTCGTTGGTGATCACTGTGGGTGTGGAATTCAAGGGGCAAGTGGTTGCACTGCCCATGCGCTTTCGCAATCAAGGGGATGAGCTGGTTTACTGCACACCAGGTCATTCAATCATTGGCGACATGGAATTGATTCGGCATGCCGCCATGCTCAAGGTCGAATTGCTCTACCCCATGTCGGGGTTGGAGACCGAGGAACCGTTGCTGCAACCAGGGCGGATCGATGTACTGCTGGGTCAAGGACAGACTGCACAGGTGTTGCGTAATTTGTGTCTGATGGTAGTGCGCTCTTCTGCAGAGGATTGGCAAAGTATCACGAGCCTGATGCATCGTTTATTCAATGTCGAACTATCGCAGCCCATAGAGACCACTCGAGGCAGCATCGAACTGCAATACCGACAGCCTGGGGTAAAGGAAACTTTGGATGTGTCGTCATCCGGCCGCGGCTTCCAGCAGATGTTGTTGATATTTGCTTATCTTTATTCACACAAAAAAAGTATCCTTCTTGTGGATGAGCCAGATGCCCACTTGGAAATTCTGCGGCAGAAACAAGTCTATGTATTGTTGCGCGACATCGCTAGCGAAAACGGCTCTCAGGTCGTTCTGGTGACCCATTCCGAGGTGATTTTGGATGAAGCGCTGGAAAATAATCTGACGCTCTTGCTAGATGGCAAAGCAGACGATCTGGCGGGAAAACAGGATATTCGAAATAGTCTCAAGCATTTTGGTGCAGAACACTATGTAAAGGCCCGCGAAAGGGGCTACGTTTTGTATGTCGAAGGTGGAACAGATGTGGATATGTTGCGTGCTCTGGCTCAACGCATGGACCATCCTGTTGCCGCAGCCTGGGATGAACGAATCAACTCGTTTTATGTCCAGAATAATTACCCGGATCAGGACATGGACGCTGAACTGGAGCGCGTGGAAGGGGGATTTGGCATCACACCTCAACAGCACTTCAACGGTTTGCGGAATCTTTTACCCCAACTCAAGGGGCTGGCTATTCTTGATAATGATGGACGAAATCGAAAAAGCCAGTTGAACGATGCGCTGCAAGTGGCCTACTGGAAGCGCTACGAAGCCGAGAATTACTTCATTACGCCCGAGCTTTTGCGCAACTATGCCATGGCACAATTTCCGAGCAATGACTTGTTTGCTCAACAGACACAGCAAGCTGTTGATGAAGTGCTTAACGACTTGGTGCTCGAACAGGTATTTGAAAATGCCCAAGCCGACTTTGACGCATGGGCTCAAGCCAATGCTGAGGTGGCGCGGGTGTTATGGGAAGCGAAAACCGAGCGGCGCAAACTCAGCGCATTTGCCGAAGAGTTTTTCCGACGTCTCTCAACACGGATAGGTGGACAAATGCTGCTCAGAAAAGGGGAACTGCATCGTTTGATCGATCATGTATCGCTGCCTTCCATTCCGACAGAGGTTAAAGAGAAACTGGATTTGTTGGCCCAGTTGTTTTGTCCAGCAGCTTCGCATGAGGAAGTAGAGCTAGGAAAGTCATAG
- a CDS encoding DNA topoisomerase III: MKTLVIAEKPSVAQDIVKALTPTSGKFEKHDDHFENDKYVVTSAVGHLVEIQAPEQYDIKRGKWSFANLPVIPPHFDLKPVDKTKSRLNAVVKQAKRKDVNALINACDAGREGELIFRLIEQYAGGTKSLDKPVQRLWLQSMTPQAIRDGFDNLRTNTQMQGLADAARSRSEADWLVGINGTRAMTAFNSRDGGFFLTTVGRVQTPTLAVVVEREEQIRKFISRDYWEIHAEFAAAAGTYPGKWFDPKWKKEEDAEKKADRKWTAAEAQAIVDAVRGKTASVTEEATPTTQASPGLFDLTSLQREANGKFGFSAKTTLALAQSLYERHKALTYPRTDSRHLPEDYVPVAKQTFEMLADSGMRHLAPHALTALNNHYVRKIPRVFDNKKVSDHFAIIPTLQAPSGLSEAEQKLYDLVVRRFMAVFFPSAEYQVTTRISVAAGHSFKTVGKVLVKPGWLAIYGKEAAQEVEDAKDGDKGQNLVPVQPGEQVGVDSVEAKGLKTRPPARYSEATLLGAMEGAGKMVDDDELREAMQEKGLGTPATRAAIIEGLLNEKYMLREGREIIPTAKAFQLMTLLRGLQVEELSRPELTGEWEYKLAQMEQGKLSRATFMAEIAAMTEHIVKKAKEYDRDTVPGDYATVTTPCPNCGGVVKENYRRYTCTGSDGASDGCGFSFGKSPAGRTFEQAEVEQFMRDKKIGPLDGFRSKAGWPFVAEMALKYNEEEKNWKLEFDFGDDKKNEESGEIVEFTDESLGACPKCGSPVHEHGSNYLCSKAVPTNEQPTPSCDFKTGKLILQQPVEREQVVKLLTNGKTDVLDKFVSNRTRRSFKAMLAWNPEEGKVTFEFEQREGGKKYPPRKTAATKTPFGKAAAKKTTAKTAAAKKAAKPAAEKAPRKAAVGTLKPSPALMAVIGDGTYARTEVVKKIWDYIKANNLQDPADKRSIKADGKLQAVFGKDSATMFELAGIIGKHLS; the protein is encoded by the coding sequence ATGAAAACCTTGGTAATTGCAGAGAAGCCTTCGGTGGCTCAAGACATCGTCAAAGCCTTGACCCCGACCTCGGGCAAGTTCGAAAAACACGACGATCATTTCGAGAACGACAAATATGTGGTGACCAGCGCGGTGGGCCACTTGGTGGAGATCCAGGCCCCCGAGCAGTACGACATCAAACGCGGCAAATGGAGCTTTGCCAATTTGCCGGTGATCCCACCGCACTTTGACTTGAAGCCCGTGGACAAAACCAAGAGCCGCCTGAACGCGGTGGTCAAGCAGGCCAAGCGCAAGGACGTGAACGCCCTCATCAACGCCTGTGACGCGGGCCGCGAGGGGGAATTGATCTTCCGACTGATCGAGCAGTACGCCGGGGGCACCAAGAGCTTGGACAAGCCGGTGCAGCGCCTGTGGCTGCAGTCCATGACGCCCCAGGCCATCCGCGACGGTTTTGACAACCTGCGCACCAACACCCAGATGCAGGGCCTGGCCGACGCCGCCCGCAGCCGCTCAGAAGCCGATTGGCTGGTGGGCATCAACGGCACCCGCGCCATGACCGCCTTCAATTCACGCGATGGGGGCTTCTTCTTGACTACCGTGGGCCGGGTGCAAACGCCCACGCTGGCCGTGGTGGTCGAGCGCGAAGAGCAAATCCGCAAATTCATCAGCCGCGATTACTGGGAAATCCACGCCGAGTTCGCCGCAGCTGCTGGCACCTACCCGGGCAAGTGGTTCGACCCCAAATGGAAAAAAGAAGAAGACGCTGAAAAGAAAGCCGACCGGAAATGGACCGCTGCCGAGGCGCAAGCCATCGTCGATGCCGTGCGTGGCAAAACCGCCAGCGTGACGGAAGAGGCCACGCCCACCACACAAGCCAGCCCCGGCTTGTTTGACCTGACCAGCCTGCAGCGCGAGGCCAACGGCAAATTCGGCTTCTCAGCCAAGACCACGCTGGCCCTGGCCCAAAGCCTGTACGAGCGCCACAAGGCCCTGACCTACCCGCGTACCGACTCGCGCCACCTGCCCGAAGACTATGTGCCCGTGGCCAAACAAACCTTCGAGATGCTGGCCGACAGCGGCATGCGCCACCTGGCCCCGCACGCGCTCACCGCCCTGAACAACCACTACGTGCGCAAGATCCCGCGCGTGTTCGACAACAAAAAGGTGTCGGATCACTTCGCCATCATCCCCACGCTACAAGCGCCCAGCGGTTTGTCTGAGGCCGAACAAAAGCTCTACGACCTGGTGGTGCGCCGCTTCATGGCGGTGTTCTTCCCCAGCGCCGAATACCAAGTGACCACCCGCATCAGCGTGGCTGCAGGCCACAGCTTCAAGACCGTGGGCAAGGTGCTGGTCAAACCCGGTTGGCTGGCCATTTACGGCAAAGAAGCCGCACAAGAAGTGGAAGACGCCAAGGACGGTGACAAAGGCCAGAACCTGGTGCCGGTGCAGCCGGGTGAACAAGTCGGCGTCGACTCGGTCGAGGCCAAGGGCTTGAAGACGCGCCCTCCTGCACGCTACTCAGAAGCCACGCTGTTGGGTGCCATGGAAGGCGCGGGCAAGATGGTGGACGACGACGAGCTGCGCGAAGCCATGCAGGAAAAAGGTCTGGGCACACCCGCCACGCGGGCCGCCATCATCGAAGGCCTGCTGAATGAAAAATACATGCTGCGCGAAGGCCGCGAAATCATTCCCACGGCCAAGGCTTTCCAGCTCATGACACTGCTGCGCGGCTTGCAGGTCGAAGAACTCTCGCGCCCCGAACTCACGGGCGAGTGGGAATACAAGCTCGCGCAAATGGAGCAAGGCAAACTGAGCCGCGCCACCTTCATGGCCGAGATCGCGGCCATGACCGAGCACATCGTCAAGAAAGCCAAAGAGTACGACCGCGACACCGTGCCCGGCGACTACGCCACGGTGACCACGCCCTGCCCCAATTGCGGTGGCGTGGTGAAAGAAAACTACCGCCGCTATACGTGTACTGGATCCGACGGCGCAAGCGACGGCTGCGGCTTCTCTTTTGGCAAGTCGCCTGCGGGTCGCACCTTTGAACAAGCCGAAGTCGAACAGTTCATGCGCGACAAGAAGATCGGCCCGCTGGACGGCTTCCGTTCCAAAGCCGGCTGGCCTTTTGTGGCCGAGATGGCGCTCAAGTACAACGAAGAAGAGAAAAACTGGAAGCTCGAGTTCGACTTCGGTGACGACAAGAAGAACGAAGAGAGTGGCGAAATTGTCGAGTTCACCGACGAGTCGCTCGGCGCATGCCCCAAGTGCGGCAGCCCGGTGCACGAGCACGGCAGCAACTACCTGTGCAGCAAAGCCGTGCCGACGAATGAGCAACCGACGCCGAGTTGCGACTTCAAGACCGGCAAACTCATCTTGCAGCAACCGGTGGAGCGCGAGCAGGTCGTCAAACTCTTGACCAACGGCAAAACCGACGTGCTCGACAAGTTCGTGAGCAACCGCACACGCCGCAGCTTCAAGGCCATGCTGGCCTGGAACCCCGAAGAGGGCAAGGTGACGTTTGAGTTTGAGCAGCGCGAAGGTGGCAAGAAATACCCGCCGCGCAAGACGGCAGCGACCAAGACCCCATTTGGCAAAGCGGCGGCTAAAAAGACCACGGCCAAAACCGCTGCCGCCAAAAAAGCCGCCAAGCCCGCTGCCGAGAAGGCGCCGCGCAAAGCCGCCGTGGGCACCCTCAAACCCAGCCCGGCCCTGATGGCCGTGATTGGCGACGGCACTTATGCCCGCACCGAGGTGGTCAAGAAAATCTGGGACTACATCAAGGCCAACAACCTGCAAGACCCGGCAGACAAGCGCTCCATCAAAGCCGATGGCAAGCTGCAAGCGGTGTTTGGCAAGGACAGCGCCACCATGTTCGAGCTGGCCGGGATCATCGGCAAGCACTTGAGCTGA
- a CDS encoding SET domain-containing protein-lysine N-methyltransferase — translation MAKTPVSSPSLTKPSASGKRIQVRRSGVHGKGVFALQDLAEGETLIEYVGEVISWDEAQERHPHDPNDPNHTFYFHVNEDRVIDALFGGNSSRWINHSCAPNCEADEDNNRIFIKAIRNIKAGEELNYDYGLIIDEPYTKKLKAEYPCWCGSANCRGTLLSPKDRPDTPKTPKKKKKKNKAKTGKSDQKTTKNR, via the coding sequence GTGGCCAAAACCCCAGTTTCCTCCCCCAGCCTCACCAAGCCGAGCGCATCCGGCAAACGCATCCAGGTTCGCCGCTCCGGCGTGCATGGCAAGGGCGTTTTTGCCCTGCAAGACCTGGCCGAAGGCGAGACCCTGATCGAGTACGTGGGCGAGGTCATCAGCTGGGACGAGGCACAAGAGCGCCACCCGCACGACCCCAATGACCCCAACCACACCTTCTACTTCCATGTGAACGAAGACCGGGTCATTGACGCGCTGTTTGGTGGCAACTCTTCGCGCTGGATCAACCACAGCTGCGCACCCAACTGCGAAGCCGATGAAGACAACAACCGCATTTTCATCAAGGCCATTCGCAACATCAAAGCGGGCGAAGAGCTGAACTACGACTACGGCCTGATCATCGACGAGCCTTACACCAAGAAGCTCAAGGCCGAATACCCCTGCTGGTGCGGCAGCGCCAACTGCCGGGGCACGCTGCTGTCGCCCAAGGACCGCCCCGACACACCCAAAACACCCAAAAAAAAGAAAAAGAAAAACAAAGCCAAGACTGGCAAGTCTGACCAAAAGACGACCAAAAACCGATGA
- a CDS encoding biotin--[acetyl-CoA-carboxylase] ligase, with translation MMPHTAWPAELIQEQVYPLLPDFTVEVLPEIDSSNSELMRRARSGQHEATLLVAERQSAGRGRMGRVWRSLPGESLTFSLGLSLTPKDWSGLSLAVGLSLAESLHPDIRLKWPNDLWLEDRKLGGILVEASSMGGRSHVVVGVGLNILAMPAAGLNPAPAALTELLPNLSAAACLTRVAWPLVQTLLQFQTKGFAPLQNRFDLRDALKGRRVHTSDGQHGLALGVSSGGGLRLQTELGVQEIHSAEISVRPFT, from the coding sequence ATGATGCCCCACACGGCATGGCCAGCCGAATTGATCCAGGAGCAGGTTTACCCACTGCTGCCGGACTTCACGGTGGAAGTACTGCCCGAGATCGACTCCAGCAACAGCGAACTCATGCGACGGGCTCGGTCAGGCCAGCACGAGGCCACCTTGTTGGTGGCCGAGCGCCAGAGCGCTGGCCGCGGCCGCATGGGCAGGGTTTGGCGCAGCCTGCCCGGCGAGTCCCTCACCTTTTCCCTCGGCTTGTCTTTGACCCCCAAAGACTGGTCGGGCTTGTCCCTGGCTGTGGGCCTGAGCCTGGCTGAAAGCCTGCACCCTGACATTCGCCTGAAATGGCCCAACGATTTGTGGCTCGAAGACCGCAAGCTCGGTGGCATCCTGGTCGAGGCATCCAGCATGGGCGGGCGCAGCCACGTAGTGGTGGGTGTCGGTCTGAATATCCTTGCGATGCCTGCCGCAGGTCTGAATCCCGCGCCTGCGGCGCTGACGGAACTGCTGCCCAATTTGAGCGCAGCAGCATGTCTGACTCGGGTGGCTTGGCCATTGGTCCAAACCTTGCTGCAATTTCAGACCAAGGGCTTTGCACCACTGCAAAACCGTTTCGATCTTCGGGATGCCCTGAAAGGACGAAGGGTACACACCAGCGATGGTCAACACGGCCTGGCCCTGGGCGTCAGTTCAGGGGGTGGGTTACGATTGCAGACCGAGCTGGGCGTGCAGGAAATCCACAGCGCCGAAATCAGCGTTCGACCTTTTACATGA
- a CDS encoding sensor histidine kinase: protein MTSKGWNLRVFKREQRSLFGEILDWMLTPLLLLWPISLALTWLVAQGLANKPFDRALVYNVQALAQQVRLGPDKTVQFNLPQPASELLRADETDRVFYQVRGAQNEHLSGERDLPLPKPYEPTGSSYEVHIRDDEMRGLEVRVAYTWIRLDAEGNRIALVQVAETREKRSVLAAEIIKGVMLPQFALLPLAVLLVWLALVRGIKPLSQLEERIRARKPDDLSPLDDKAVPVEVAPLVMSVNDLLDRLKDSIVTQKRFLADAAHQLKTPLAGLRMQADLAQRSGSSEEDLKKSLQQIGRASVQATHTVNQLLSLARAEGGGAHILQEQCDMATLASEVLQDCLPSAMDKGLDLGYEGVEPGASGAQLRGNKTLLKEMLRNLVENAVHYTPGTPEHKGVITVRVLADPYSKVLVVQVEDNGPGIPQHERDRVFQPFFRALGTDVDGSGLGLPIVKEIAQQHGATVSIDATFTGQAWPGACFTLRFGAV, encoded by the coding sequence ATGACGTCCAAAGGCTGGAATTTGCGGGTTTTCAAACGCGAGCAACGCTCGTTGTTTGGTGAAATTCTGGACTGGATGCTGACACCGCTGCTTTTGCTGTGGCCCATCAGCTTGGCCCTGACCTGGTTGGTCGCTCAGGGGTTGGCCAACAAGCCTTTTGACAGGGCGCTGGTGTACAACGTTCAGGCCCTGGCGCAACAGGTCAGGCTTGGGCCCGACAAGACTGTGCAATTCAACCTGCCTCAGCCAGCGAGCGAACTGCTGCGAGCTGACGAGACGGATCGGGTCTTTTACCAAGTCCGAGGCGCACAGAATGAACACCTCAGCGGTGAGCGCGACCTGCCATTGCCCAAGCCCTATGAACCCACAGGCAGCAGCTACGAGGTGCATATCCGTGACGACGAAATGCGGGGTCTAGAAGTTCGGGTGGCCTACACCTGGATACGGCTGGATGCTGAGGGCAATCGAATCGCTTTGGTTCAGGTGGCCGAGACGCGAGAAAAAAGGTCTGTGCTGGCGGCCGAAATCATCAAAGGCGTGATGTTGCCCCAGTTTGCCCTGCTGCCGCTGGCAGTGCTTCTGGTGTGGCTGGCTTTGGTGCGTGGCATCAAGCCTTTGTCTCAACTCGAAGAACGCATCCGTGCACGAAAACCGGATGACTTGAGCCCCTTGGACGACAAGGCAGTACCGGTGGAGGTGGCCCCTTTGGTGATGTCGGTCAATGATTTGCTGGACCGCTTGAAAGACTCTATCGTCACGCAAAAACGCTTCTTGGCCGATGCCGCGCACCAGCTCAAAACGCCATTGGCCGGCTTGCGCATGCAGGCCGATCTGGCCCAGCGTTCGGGCTCTAGCGAGGAGGATTTGAAAAAGTCCCTGCAACAGATCGGTCGCGCCAGCGTGCAGGCCACGCACACCGTCAACCAATTGCTCTCATTGGCCCGGGCAGAGGGTGGGGGCGCCCATATTCTGCAAGAGCAGTGCGACATGGCCACCCTGGCCAGTGAAGTTTTGCAAGATTGCCTGCCAAGTGCGATGGACAAGGGGCTGGATCTGGGTTACGAGGGCGTGGAGCCGGGTGCGTCTGGCGCACAGTTGCGGGGCAACAAGACCTTGCTCAAGGAGATGTTGCGTAATTTGGTGGAAAACGCAGTTCATTACACCCCGGGCACCCCTGAGCACAAAGGCGTGATCACGGTGCGGGTACTGGCAGATCCGTACAGCAAAGTGCTGGTTGTGCAAGTAGAAGACAATGGACCGGGTATTCCGCAGCATGAACGGGACCGTGTCTTCCAGCCGTTCTTTCGCGCCTTGGGCACGGACGTGGATGGTTCGGGCTTGGGGCTGCCCATCGTCAAGGAAATTGCACAGCAACATGGTGCAACGGTCAGCATTGACGCCACTTTCACGGGGCAAGCCTGGCCAGGGGCTTGTTTTACCTTGCGGTTTGGCGCGGTCTGA